CCGTCACACCCCCGTGATCGCAGACCTCCGGCCGTGGGGAAAGTACACCGCGTGGGAACTGTACGAGGCCGGGGGAACACGGCTGGTGGTGAAGCGGCTGCTGGAGGCGGGACTCCTGGATGGCACGCAGCGCACCGTGACGGGGAAGACCCTGGAGGAGGAGGTGGCGGACGCTACGGAGACTCCGGGGCAGCAGGTCGTGAGCCGCGCAGAACGCCCCTTTAAGTCACACGGGGGGCTTGTCGTGTTGCGGGGGTCTTTGGCCCCGGAGGGCGCGGTGCTGAAGCTGGCAGGAACGGAACGGTTGCATTTCCGGGGACCTGCTCGGGTGTTCGATGGGGAGGAGGCCGCCCTCCGGGCGGTGCTGGAAGGGCAGATCCGGGCGGGGGACGTGGTGGTGATCCGGTACGAGGGACCCAAGGGTGCTCCGGGGATGCCGGAGATGCTGGCGGTTACCGCAGCCCTGGTGGGGGAAGGCCTGGGCGCGGAGGTGGCCCTGGTGACCGACGGCCGGTTCTCTGGGGGGACCCGAGGCCTGATGGTGGGACACGTCTGCCCTGAGGCCCAGGTGGGCGGTCCCATTGCCCTGGTGGAGGAAGGAGACCTCATCACCGTCGACGTGGAGAAAAGGCGGCTGGATCTGGAGGTTCCGGAGGAAGTCCTGCGCGCGCGGCGCGCGCGCTTCCAGCCGCGGCCGACTCCGGAGCGCAGTGGGATCCTCGGCCGCTATGCGGCGCTCGTTTCCCCCGCGTCCGAAGGAGCCGTGCTCCGACTACCGCCCGCTTGAGGGCAGCCCGTAGAGCATGGCATAGATCACCCACCCGGTTGCAGCCACATACAGCCACAGCGGGAGGGTGATCCGGGCAACGGCCCGGTGTGCTCCATACTGCCCGCGGAGGGCCCGGAGGAGGGTGAGGAGTACGAGGGGGATGAGGACAGTGGCAAGAACGGTGTGGGTGACGAGGACGGCGAGGTAGATGACGCGGAGAAGGCCCGTACCCGAAAACGGCTTGGCTCCGAAGACCGCCCACCGAACCAGGTAGACCACGAGGAAAAGGGCGGCAAACAGGGCGGCTACCAGCATCGCCAGATGGTGCTGGCGGACTTGGCGCCGGCGGATAAAGGCGTACCCCCCCAGGACGGCAAGGCCGCTGATCCCGATAAGGGCAGTGTTGAACGACGCGAGCCACTGGTCCATTGGCGCCTACAAAATAAACATAGAAACGGTTTCTACATGCCCAACCTCACCACAAACCACGACGACCCCCCCAGGCCAGCGGTTTCTGCGCATAATGAACATTATGTTGCATTCGGATCCCAGGATCTCTACTCCTCCGCCTGGAACGCCTCC
Above is a window of Armatimonadota bacterium DNA encoding:
- a CDS encoding DUF420 domain-containing protein — protein: MDQWLASFNTALIGISGLAVLGGYAFIRRRQVRQHHLAMLVAALFAALFLVVYLVRWAVFGAKPFSGTGLLRVIYLAVLVTHTVLATVLIPLVLLTLLRALRGQYGAHRAVARITLPLWLYVAATGWVIYAMLYGLPSSGR